GCCTCGTCCACATCCGGCATCGAGGGATGCGTGACGGTGTGCGACAGCACGAGATGGCTGCCCTCGGGCAGCCGCTCCATCAACCGCCGCACCAGCCCGTACGCCTCCTCGTCGTCGCCGATGAAGATGACCACGCCGAGCAGCATCAGCGCCACCGGCCGGCTGAAGTCCAGGGTCTTCGAGGCGTGTTCGAGGATCGCGTCCACATTGCGCAGATCCTCGTCCAGGTAGTCGGTACGTCCCTCGGGCGTGCTGGTCAGCAGGGCCCGCGCGTGCGCCAGCACCAGCGGGTCGTTGTCGACGTACACGATCCGGGACTCCGGCGCGATCCGCTGCGCGACCTCGTGCGTGTTGTCGGCGGTGGGCAGCCCGGTGCCGACGTCCAGGAACTGGCGGATGCCCACGTCGCCGACCAGGTGCCGCACCGCCCGGCCCAGGAACAGCCGGTCGGCACGCGCGTACTCCCCGATGCCCGGATGCAGTTGGCGGATCTGGTCACCGGCCGCGCGGTCGACCTCGTAGTTGTCCTTGCCGCCGAGCCAGTAGTTCCAGATCCGCGCCGTGTGCGGCTGGCCGGTGTTGATGCGGGCGCGCAGCGACACCGCCACGTCATTGGTGGCTGCGGGGTTGTCGGTCACGTGCGTCAGCTCCTGGGTGCCTGGAGGAGGGATAGATCCTTCAATACGCAATCTAATCCCATGACTTGATCTTTGCCGCCGCTCCATCGAATCCGGGGCCGGTCGTCGTCCCCGGCACCGGCGGCCCCTCCGCCCCGTTCCCGCTCACCGCACGCCCCCCTTATCTTGTGCCCCATGACCAGCTCCCCGCACGACACCGCCGGAGAACCGAACCCGCTGCGCGCCCTCGGCCTGGAGCGGCTGCGCCGTCGTACGAGCATGAAGTGGCGCACCTACCCCGAGGACGTGCTCCCGCTGTGGGTGGCCGAGATGGACGTCCCGCTCGCCCCGCCCGTCGTCCGGGCGCTCACCGACGCGCTCGCCCTCGGCGACACCGGGTACCCGGCCGGCACCGCCTACGCCGAGGCCCTGGCCGGCTTCGCCGCCCGGCGCTGGGGCTGGGACGGGATCGCCGTGGAGCGCACGGCGATCGTTCCCGATGTGATGCTCGGCGTGGTCGAGATGCTCAGGCTGGTCACCGGGCCGGGCGATCCGGTGATCGTCAACCCGCCGGTGTACCCGCCGTTCTTCCTGTTCGCGACCCATATGGACCGGCGGGTGGTGGAGGTCCCGCTCGGTGCGGACCTGCGGCTCGACCTGGCCGCGCTGGAGGAGGCGTTCGCACGGGCCACGGCGGGCGGCGGCCGCGCCGCGTACCTGCTGTGCAGCCCGCACAACCCCACCGGCACGGTGCACACCGCCGCCGAACTCGCGGCCGTCGCCGAACTCGCCGAACGCCACGGCGTACGGGTCGTCGCGGACGAGATCCACGCCCCGCTCGTCGCCCCCGGCGTCACCTTCGTGCCCTACCTCGGCGTACCCGGCGCCGACCGGGGCCTGTCCCTGATGTCGGCCTCCAAGGGCTGGAACCTCCCCGGCCTCAAGGCCGCCCTCGCCCTGGCCGGCCCCGGCGCCGCCGCCGAACTGGCCCGCATGCCCGAGGAGGTGGGCCACGGTGCCAGCCATCTCGGCATCATCGCCCACACCACCGCCCTGCGCGAGGCCACCGACTGGCTCGACGCCCTCCTCGCCGGGATCAGCGACAACCGGCGCCTGCTCGCCGACCTGCTGGCCGAGCACCTGCCGGACATCCGCGTCCATCCCGCCGAGGCCACCTATCTGGCCTGGCTCGACTGCCGCGCGCTCGGCCTCGGCGACGACCCGGCCCAGATCTTCCTGGACCGCGGCCGGATCGCCCTCACCGCCGGCCCGCCGTTCGGCACCGGCGGCGCGGGCCACGTCCGCCTCAACCTCGCGACCTCGCCCGAGATCCTCACCGAGGCGGTACGGCGGATGGCGGCCGCGGTGAAGTGACCCACCTGCGGCGGGCCCCGTCCGGCGCGGCCTAGACTCCCCGCCATGGACGACGACGCGCTGCCGGCCCGACTCGGTGCCGGCAAGTACCTGCTGCTCACCAGCTACCGCGGGAACGGCACCCCGGTCGCCACCCCGGTGTGGGTGGTGCGCGACGGGGACGGGCTCGGCGTCTGGACGGCCGCCGACAGTCACAAGGTCAAGCGGATCCGGCGCCGCGCCGACGTCCTGGTCGGCCCCTGCGACCTGCGCGGCAATCCCACCGGCGACCAGGTGGCGGCCACCGCCGAGATCACCGACCCGGCCACCACCGCCCGCTACCGCGCCCTGATCGCCCGCAAGTACGGCCTCGTCGGCCGTCTCATCCTGCTGGGCAGCCGCCTGCGCCGCGGTTCGGACGGCACGGTCGGCATTCGAGTGACCTTCGGGGACTGACCGTCCGCCCGCCGGGCAGCGCGCCCGAACGCGAATTCGGCGTCCTGCCCGGCGGGGTGACGGTTCCGTACTACGGCCGGAGGCCGGCGGGTCCGTCCAGGACCGTGCCGGAGAAGGACAGGCCGTCGGGCAGCGGCTCGCTGGTCATGTCGTCGAGCCGGCGGAAGGTCACCGACTCCGCGGGTTCCGCGACCTTGTCCTTGACGGTGGGCAGGGTGATGTCCGTGCTGGTCCGGCCCGGCGGGACGTCCACCCAGAGGTAGAGGCCGTTCACCTTGGACAGCGGGCGCTCCGGGTCGGGGGACTGGCCGGTGGTGTCGCGCAGCCAGGCGGCCGAGACGTCCTTGGTGGAAAGTTCGGCGCCGGAGGCGGGCCGGACGACGCCGAAGACGGCGCCCATGTCCACGTCGACCGGCTCGGACAGGGAGAGCCGCCACCGCAGCGGCTGGCCCTCCGTGACCCGGTCGGCGAGCGGGGTCACGGTCATGGTGGGGGCGGGATCGTCGTCGTGCACGGTGATCCCGCCCTGGTAGGAGCCGACGACGGCGCCGCGCACCGCCTTGACCAGGACGTCGTACGACCGGTCCGGGCCGTAGCGGGTGTCGCCCTTCACCTCGACCGGCACGTCGATGTCATGGCCGCCCGGGTGCACGGTGACCAGTTGGTCCTTGGCCTGACCGGTGGCCGGGTCCAGGACGTAGACGCGGACCTGACCGCTGCCGTGGCCCGACACCCGCACCGGGACGTGATAGGTGCGCACGCCCGAGTCGCCCTCGTCGACCGTCTCACGGCCGAGGTCCACGCGGGGCAGGGCCGCCGCGCGGGCCTCGGGCGTCCCCGGGCGCCAGCCCCAGGCGTCCATCAGCCAGGCCCGGCCGGACGGCGAACGCGAGGTCAGCTCCATGGACTTGACGGCCCCGAGGTCGAGGCCCGCGCGGGTGGCCGCCGTCAGCGGTACGCGGATCTCGCGGGCCCAGTAGGAGGCGGTCCGCTCGCTGCCGGGCAGTCCGTCGGCGCGGACCCGGCCCAGCGTCGCCCGGTGGCCGCTGGTGTCGGTGAGGGTCACGTCCAGTCGCGTGCCACGGGAGTTGGGCGGCACGAACAGCCGCAGCGCCAGCTCCTTGGCGCCGGACAGCGACAGCGTCCGGCCGGGCGCCAGCCGGGTGCGGGCGCCCTCGTGCGTCCAGCGCAGCGCGACCGCGCGCCGGCCGGTCTCCCGGCCGGTGACCCACTGCGCGAAGTGTGGCGAGTACCCCTTGGCGTCCTCGCCCAGACAGGCCTTGGCCGGGTTCGGGTCGACGGCGTCGCACAGCCGGCCACCGGTCACCGACACCTTGCCGTCCGGCAGCAACCCGCCGCCGCGGCGGGCCCCCACGGCGTGGCTGAGGACCCGCGCCGGGTCGGCGGACGGCGCCCGCTTGCCGGAGCCGTCCAGCAGCGGCCGCACCCGGTCGTCCCCGGCCAGGAACAGCCGCGCGGCGGCCGCGATGTACGTGGCTCCGGCCCGGTGCTGCTGGTCGGCGGTGAGCCGGGTCGCGGCGTGCGCGCCGCACACCGGGTCGGGCCGGTCCGGATCGTCGTAGAAGTCGTCCTCGGAGGGCGCCGCGGAGGTGCCCGGGGTCCACTCGGAGTTGAAGAAGTTGTGGTCGGCGCCGACGACGTACACGGCACTGTGCAGCGCGGTTCCGGTGCTGACCGCGCGCGTCCCGTCGACGTACACCTCGCCCTGGAGATCGGAGACGTCGCCGTCGCAGCCGGGCAGGACCGTCACCGAGGGCACGTCGGGCACGGGGTTCTGGCCGAAGACGGTGGGGCCGATGAGCACCGTGCCGCGGATGGTCCAGTCCACCGGGCCGTGGTAGCCGTCCTGGTCGGCGGGCGGCGGGTAAAGGCTGTCCAGGGCCGCCCGGTTGACGCCCTCGCCGCCCCGGGAGTGCCCGACGAGGAGTACGCGGGACAGGTCGGCGCGGGGCGCGTCACGGACGATCGCCGGTGCCGACGCGGGATGCCTGGCCCACTGCGCCCACTGGCCCAGATGGAGCCGGATGAGGGAGGAGCGGGCCTGGGCGCCGCCGTCCTCGGCCGACTCGTCGTCCTGGCCGTTGATGCCGTTGGCCGCGATCGACACCGTCATATAGCCCTGCGAGGCCAGGAGTCGCTGGTCGCGCAGATAGCCGCGGTGGCTCGGCACCGGCTGGTGGCCGGACTTGCAGGGCCAGTCGGCGGATATCTCGTCGCCCCGGTAGCAGGTGTAGTGCCGGCCGTGCAGGAAGAGCGCGAGCGGCCGCTCGCCCCGGGCGCCGACGGGGGCGACGACCACCGCGCGCATCTCCACCGGTGCCTTGAAGCCGGGCAGCCGGACCGGCTTCAGGCTGTACTCGCCGGTCCTGGTGCGGTACGTGCCCGGCTTGCCCGGGTCCACGCCGTTCGCGGGCAGCTTCGGCGGTGGCGTGACCGTCGGTGAGGAGGCCGCCCCGGTCGCCCGGACGTCCAACCGGTGCCCGCCGGACCAGACTTCGAGTGAGCGCAGCTCGGCCGGCCGCCGTCCGTCCAGCGGCAGCCGGAAGGTGCGACCGTCGGCGCTGGGCTCAGGCACCCCCAACAGCCGGTTCCCCGACCGGAATTCCACCCGCGCGTCACCCATCGGCACCGGCCGGCCTGCCTGCCACTCCAGCCGGGGCGCCGGGCCCCCGCCGGTCAGCCGCCAGCCCGGTGGCAGCGCCTCGCCGCCCACGGAGGCCGACGGCCCCGCGACCGACGGCGGTTGACTGCGGGCGGCGGCCACCCCTGGAGACGCTCCCGCCACCGCGCATAACGCGGCGGCGGTGACCCATATGCGCCGGGCACGGACCACTGTTCCTCCTCGACCCCAGACCTCGGGCGCCCCGGCCGTCCCGGGAGCCCCTCGTTCCCGGAGGACGGAACGCGGTGGCTGTGGGTTGCCTGTGAAAGAGCGGCAACGGATCACAGGTGCGGCTGAGGTACGGGCCGATCGGGGGAGGGGAGGCAGGGGTGCGCGGCCGTCAGGTCCAGGCCCGGTACGGCTCGTCCAGCAGCTGGAAGACCGGCTCGCCGCGTACCGGGTCCTTGGCGGTGGACAGCCGGACCCGGTCGCCGCTGTGGATGCCGACCGGCGGACCCATCACCCGGCCCCGCACGACGAACCCCTCGGCCATCTCGATCAGCGACACATTGCGCGCCGCGGGGGTGTTGCGGTGCACGACGGTGGAGTGGCGGACGGTGCCGACGCCCTCGCTGCGCTCGGTGCGCAGCTCGCTGCCCCGGCACACCGGACACAGCAGCCGGTGGAACATCGCGGTGCCGCACCAGGTGCAGCGTTGGAAGAGGAGGGCGTCCTTGGGGGCTGCGGCGACGGGATCGAGAACACCCGCCGCGGAGCCGGCCACCACGGACGGGGCGCTCGCTGAGTGGTGGAACATCCTGGTCAACTCCCTGCGCTCGGCCGGAATCCCGCGTGCAGGTCCCGTTGCACGCGTGTGCCGGCGGCCCGGCCGCCGTGCACGCCCGCTAGCGTATGGCACTCAGTGTCACTCGTAAAGGCACTCGGTACCCCGAAAGGAGAATCGCGGATCCGCCCGCGCGGCCGTCAGGTGCGGTCCAGCACCGCCTCCAGTTCCTGCACCACCCGCCACAGCGGGGCGTCGCGGCGGGTGACGAGGACCAGCACGTCGTCGGCCGGGGAGGCGGTCCGCCCGTCGTTCGACGGGGTGACGCGCGCGGCGGGTCCGGCCGGCCCCGTGTCCCGTGGGCGCGCGAACTCCCGCTGCACGTACCCCAGCGCGTGGTCCACGGCCGCGCCCGCGTCGCCCTGTCCGTCCGACCGCAGCCAGGAGCGCAGCGCGTTGTTGTGCGCGGCGACCACCGCGGCCGCGATCACATCGGCCCGCAGCGTCCCGTCCGGGCGCCCGGCGAACCGGCCGCGCAGATACCGGGCCAGCGCGCGCTCGTAGCGCCAGACCACCGACAGCTCGTACGCCCGCAGGCCCGGCACCTTCCGGGTGAGCCGGTAGCGCTGCACGGAGAAGGCCGGGTTCTCCGCGTACATCCGGAGCACCAGCCGGGCCGCGTCGCACGCCCGGCGCACCGGCTCGTGCTCCGGGCCGCTCGCGGCGAGGAAGGCGGTCATGTCGGCCAGGCAGCGCTCGTGGTCGGGGAAGACCACGTCCTCCTTGGAGGGGAAGTACCGGAAGAAGGAACGCCGGCCGACCCCGGCCAGGGCGACGATGTCGTCCACCGTGGTCTGCTCGTAGCCGCGTTCCAGGAAGAGCCGGAAGGCCGCCGCGACCAAGGCGTCCCGCATCGGCGGTTTGGCGTCGGGCGCCGTGCTGCTGGAGCTCATGGCGGGAACGTAGCATTCGGGCCGGAATTTTTGGCACTCAGTGCAGTCACTGTGAAGAAACGAGGGAACTGAGTGCTGCCCGCGCTGTGCGTCCGAACACCGGAGCGATCGAATTGATTGCACTCGATCGATACGGCAGTGGGCGTAGAGTGAGCGCTTCGGATCTTCGCCCAGGGGGAGCCCATGCGACCGCACGTCGACCAGCGCCACGAGCGGGTGCTCGAACTCGTCCGTGAGCGCGGCAGCCTCCGCGTGGCCGAACTGGCGGCGGAACTCGGCGTCTCCGCCGTCACCTTGCGGCGCGACGTCGAGACCCTGGCCGCCGGAGGCCGGCTGCGGCGGCTGCACGGCGCGGTGGTCTGGCCGGGCGATCACGCCGACGGCACCGCCCCGGCCTCCCGCGGCCGGCCGACCGAGCGGGCCGAGGGCGCGGTGATCGGCATGATCGTGCCGACCACCGTCTCCATCTTCACCGACATCGTCGCCGGCGCCCGCGAGGCCGTCGCCGCCCACGGCGGCCGCCTGGTGCTCGGGGTGTCCGGCTACGTCGACACCGAGGACTCGGTCCAGGCGGAACACCTGATCGCGGGCGGCGCCCAGGGGCTGCTGGTGGCGCCCAGCTGGTTCGGCGGCGTCCCCGCGGACGGGCAGGAGAAGTGGCTCACCGAGTGCGGAGTGCCCGTCGTCCTGGTCGAGCGCTCCGCCCCGCCCGGCAACCCCGCGGCCGACCTCGACCGGGTGCGCACCGACCGCGCCCACGGCGCCGCCGTCGCCGTCGGCCACTTCGCCGGCCTGGGCCACCGCCGGATCACCGCCGTTCTCCAGGAAGGCCCGCACGCCGCGCAGATCAGCGCCGGGTTCCAGGCCGCCGTCCGCGCCCGCGGCCTGGAGGTCCACCAGGGCGCCCCGACCGTGCGCGCGCACGGCGACTACGACACCAGCGTGGACTACCTGGTCGAGGCGGTCCGCGCCCACGGGGTCAGCGCCGCCCTGGTGCACAGCGACGAGGACGCCATCGTGCTCGTGCCCCGCCTCCAGGCGCACGGCGTGCGCGTGCCCGACGACCTCGCCCTCATCACCTACGACGACCAGGTCGCCGCGCTCGCCGACGTGCCGCTCACCGCCGTCGCCCCGCCCAAGCGCTCGGTCGGCGAACACGCCACCGGCATCCTGCTGCGCCGCATCGCCGAGCGCGCCGGCCGGCAGCTCCCGGGCCCGCGCCAACACCTCGACCTGCTGCCGGAGTTGCGCGTCCGCGCCTCCTGCGGTGCCCGGAGCGCGGCCGCCGACGCGTCCTGAGCGGCGGCACCGGACCGGT
This Streptomyces misionensis DNA region includes the following protein-coding sequences:
- a CDS encoding SAM-dependent methyltransferase, which produces MTDNPAATNDVAVSLRARINTGQPHTARIWNYWLGGKDNYEVDRAAGDQIRQLHPGIGEYARADRLFLGRAVRHLVGDVGIRQFLDVGTGLPTADNTHEVAQRIAPESRIVYVDNDPLVLAHARALLTSTPEGRTDYLDEDLRNVDAILEHASKTLDFSRPVALMLLGVVIFIGDDEEAYGLVRRLMERLPEGSHLVLSHTVTHPSMPDVDEAVKFWNEHGTPKLTQRTPQDVTRFFDGLELLEPGVVSCSRWRPEHAHGAEPEEVAMFGGVARKG
- a CDS encoding MalY/PatB family protein, giving the protein MTSSPHDTAGEPNPLRALGLERLRRRTSMKWRTYPEDVLPLWVAEMDVPLAPPVVRALTDALALGDTGYPAGTAYAEALAGFAARRWGWDGIAVERTAIVPDVMLGVVEMLRLVTGPGDPVIVNPPVYPPFFLFATHMDRRVVEVPLGADLRLDLAALEEAFARATAGGGRAAYLLCSPHNPTGTVHTAAELAAVAELAERHGVRVVADEIHAPLVAPGVTFVPYLGVPGADRGLSLMSASKGWNLPGLKAALALAGPGAAAELARMPEEVGHGASHLGIIAHTTALREATDWLDALLAGISDNRRLLADLLAEHLPDIRVHPAEATYLAWLDCRALGLGDDPAQIFLDRGRIALTAGPPFGTGGAGHVRLNLATSPEILTEAVRRMAAAVK
- a CDS encoding PPOX class F420-dependent oxidoreductase, producing MDDDALPARLGAGKYLLLTSYRGNGTPVATPVWVVRDGDGLGVWTAADSHKVKRIRRRADVLVGPCDLRGNPTGDQVAATAEITDPATTARYRALIARKYGLVGRLILLGSRLRRGSDGTVGIRVTFGD
- a CDS encoding Zn-ribbon domain-containing OB-fold protein encodes the protein MFHHSASAPSVVAGSAAGVLDPVAAAPKDALLFQRCTWCGTAMFHRLLCPVCRGSELRTERSEGVGTVRHSTVVHRNTPAARNVSLIEMAEGFVVRGRVMGPPVGIHSGDRVRLSTAKDPVRGEPVFQLLDEPYRAWT
- a CDS encoding TetR family transcriptional regulator; this encodes MSSSSTAPDAKPPMRDALVAAAFRLFLERGYEQTTVDDIVALAGVGRRSFFRYFPSKEDVVFPDHERCLADMTAFLAASGPEHEPVRRACDAARLVLRMYAENPAFSVQRYRLTRKVPGLRAYELSVVWRYERALARYLRGRFAGRPDGTLRADVIAAAVVAAHNNALRSWLRSDGQGDAGAAVDHALGYVQREFARPRDTGPAGPAARVTPSNDGRTASPADDVLVLVTRRDAPLWRVVQELEAVLDRT
- a CDS encoding substrate-binding domain-containing protein; amino-acid sequence: MRPHVDQRHERVLELVRERGSLRVAELAAELGVSAVTLRRDVETLAAGGRLRRLHGAVVWPGDHADGTAPASRGRPTERAEGAVIGMIVPTTVSIFTDIVAGAREAVAAHGGRLVLGVSGYVDTEDSVQAEHLIAGGAQGLLVAPSWFGGVPADGQEKWLTECGVPVVLVERSAPPGNPAADLDRVRTDRAHGAAVAVGHFAGLGHRRITAVLQEGPHAAQISAGFQAAVRARGLEVHQGAPTVRAHGDYDTSVDYLVEAVRAHGVSAALVHSDEDAIVLVPRLQAHGVRVPDDLALITYDDQVAALADVPLTAVAPPKRSVGEHATGILLRRIAERAGRQLPGPRQHLDLLPELRVRASCGARSAAADAS